The following coding sequences are from one Psychrobacter sp. AH5 window:
- a CDS encoding AarF/ABC1/UbiB kinase family protein has protein sequence MKLHRPHLLKHSLNVANRIRQTASVAGLSALRVAKGEKPDAYLLKETFEQLGTTYIKIGQFIASTPSLFPRDYVEAFQGFLDQTTPISYSYIEQVLQEELAINGQTLTDIFADIEQQPLASASIAQVHVARLHSGDEVVLKVQKPGVEIIMQTDLGVLHGVTKLLELLMPSMKFASIAPIIDEIRLRMLAETDFIAEASNIRDFQQFLAVSGNTRVVAPEVYDKLTTKRVLTMSRLHGVSMIDETAMRQYCSDPAQVMADTLNTWFASLMLCNSFHADLHAGNLMLLTDGRIGFLDFGIVGKLKAESWRACMGMMQALQDNDYQAMARHMIDMEMTKGESDVDVATLTTDLQRMMQTIMAEDMAFTSGVPFNSKEQADELNKMMLEIVDVGKRHGIHFPRDFALLTKQLLYFDRFMRALAPDMDMFSDQRVAILGQPEAISQ, from the coding sequence GCAGGCTTGTCAGCGCTGAGGGTAGCAAAGGGTGAAAAGCCCGATGCTTATTTGTTAAAAGAAACCTTTGAGCAATTAGGCACCACTTATATCAAGATTGGGCAATTTATCGCCAGTACGCCGTCGTTATTTCCACGCGATTATGTCGAGGCTTTTCAAGGCTTTTTGGATCAAACTACGCCGATCTCTTATAGTTATATCGAGCAAGTACTACAAGAGGAGCTAGCGATTAATGGTCAGACGCTAACTGATATCTTTGCAGATATAGAACAGCAGCCGCTAGCCTCGGCTTCTATTGCTCAGGTACATGTAGCGCGTTTGCACAGCGGCGATGAGGTGGTGCTTAAGGTACAAAAGCCTGGCGTTGAGATTATTATGCAGACTGATTTGGGCGTGCTGCATGGCGTCACTAAGCTGCTTGAGCTACTGATGCCTTCGATGAAGTTTGCTAGCATCGCGCCTATTATTGATGAGATTCGTCTGCGGATGCTCGCTGAGACAGACTTTATCGCCGAGGCTAGCAATATCCGAGACTTTCAGCAGTTTTTAGCGGTATCCGGCAACACGCGAGTCGTTGCGCCTGAGGTTTATGATAAGCTGACCACCAAGCGGGTGCTGACTATGAGCCGTCTGCATGGAGTTTCGATGATTGATGAAACCGCTATGCGTCAGTACTGTAGTGACCCCGCGCAGGTGATGGCAGATACGCTAAATACTTGGTTTGCAAGCCTGATGCTATGCAACAGCTTCCATGCTGATTTGCACGCTGGTAATTTGATGCTATTGACCGATGGACGCATCGGCTTTTTGGACTTTGGTATCGTCGGTAAGCTAAAAGCTGAAAGCTGGCGCGCTTGTATGGGTATGATGCAGGCTTTGCAAGATAATGATTATCAGGCTATGGCGCGCCATATGATCGATATGGAGATGACTAAAGGCGAGAGTGATGTCGATGTGGCGACGCTTACAACTGACTTGCAGCGTATGATGCAGACTATTATGGCCGAAGATATGGCTTTTACTAGCGGCGTACCGTTCAATAGTAAAGAGCAAGCCGATGAGCTCAACAAGATGATGCTTGAGATCGTCGATGTCGGTAAGCGTCACGGTATTCATTTCCCGCGCGATTTTGCTTTACTCACTAAGCAGCTGTTATATTTTGATCGCTTTATGCGCGCGCTAGCGCCGGATATGGATATGTTTAGCGATCAGCGGGTAGCGATATTAGGACAGCCTGAAGCTATTAGCCAATAG